In one Dreissena polymorpha isolate Duluth1 chromosome 7, UMN_Dpol_1.0, whole genome shotgun sequence genomic region, the following are encoded:
- the LOC127839777 gene encoding uncharacterized protein LOC127839777: MTSIDAAFTERGTGPYTLALKVKVVAVKPAEVYRKDGEEKRVMNFAMSDGITTAKGICYDPAKFCKLQVGNTLVVRNSIRRTEDEVRVLILTSTSKVLMSAPLQVPPQHVQEGERLLNPPPAEIVAIKTALTSPAKKRVSISGKVTQEDEPREVQVQGGMVPIKTITVMDDSSKTQVTLWRDVVQSDVRPGDHVTITDVIVNSYQNVLSLSTTARSKIPKTEAPLVQSIVTVEAIGVSDGVAECFCNNGEIVNMPAELLQQALEEDGLVMPDIEMATATAPIDLQLVSKGSEVVSVIKL, translated from the exons ATGACAAGTATCGATGCCGCTTTCACTGAACGGGGCACTGGGCCATACACTTTGGCTTTAAAGGTCAAGGTTGTTGCGGTTAAGCCTGCAGAAGTATACAGGAAGGATGGCGAAGAGAAAAGAGTCATGAACTTTGCCATGAGTGACGGCATTACCACGGCAAAAGGGATCTGCTACGACCCGGCAAAGTTTTGTAAATTGCAG GTGGGCAACACTTTGGTTGTGCGAAACAGCATTCGCCGAACAGAGGATGAGGTGAGAGTCCTCATCTTGACGAGCACATCGAAGGTGCTCATGTCGGCACCCCTTCAGGTGCCTCCACAACATGTGCAGGAGGGTGAGAGGCTTCTGAATCCACCACCGGCAGAGATTGTTGCAATAAAAACTGCACTAACTTCACCTGCAAAGAAACGGGTCTCCATAAGTGGGAAAGTCACTCAG GAAGACGAACCGAGAGAGGTGCAGGTCCAAGGTGGAATGGTCCCCATCAAGACCATCACTGTCATGGATGACAGTTCAAAGACACAGGTCACTCTCTGGCGTGATGTTGTTCAAAGTGATGTGAGGCCTGGTGACCATGTGACGATCACCGATGTGATCGTCAACAGCTATCAGAATGTCCTGTCACTGTCCACAACTGCGAGGTCGAAAATCCCA aAAACAGAAGCTCCCCTTGTACAGTCTATCGTCACTGTGGAGGCAATCGGTGTGAGCGACGGAGTTGCTGAATGTTTTTGTAACAACGGAGAAATTGTAAACATGCCTGCTGAACTTCTCCAGCAGGCATTAGAGGAGGATGGACTTGTAATGCCTGACATCGAGATGGCCACTGCAACTGCTCCAATTGACCTGCAGTTGGTCTCCAAGGGCTCTGAAGTTGTGAGCGTCATCAAATTGTAG